One Cryobacterium roopkundense genomic region harbors:
- a CDS encoding response regulator, with product MTSTPPIRVMLVDDQALLRVGFRMVLEAEDDLTVVAEAGHGAEAVALAARERPDVVLMDVRMPRMDGIEATGVITSANPDTRVIILTTFDLDEYAFGGLRAGASGFLLKNTEPGELIAAIRSVASGEASVSPRVTRRMLELFGSKLPAENPSDDAAAARLCVLTTREREVFLAIAEGLSNPELGVRYSLSESTVKTHVGKILQKLGLRDRVQAVILAYELGLVGE from the coding sequence ATGACGTCGACGCCACCCATCCGCGTGATGCTCGTCGACGATCAGGCCCTGCTGCGCGTGGGCTTCCGCATGGTGCTCGAGGCGGAGGATGACCTCACGGTCGTCGCCGAGGCTGGCCACGGCGCAGAGGCTGTCGCGCTCGCGGCTCGGGAACGCCCGGACGTTGTGCTCATGGACGTTCGCATGCCCCGGATGGACGGTATCGAAGCAACGGGCGTCATCACGTCGGCGAACCCGGACACCCGAGTCATCATCCTGACCACTTTCGACCTCGACGAGTACGCATTCGGCGGTCTGCGCGCCGGCGCGAGCGGTTTTTTGCTTAAGAACACCGAACCGGGGGAACTGATCGCGGCGATCCGTTCGGTGGCATCGGGGGAAGCATCAGTTTCTCCGCGTGTTACCCGACGCATGCTCGAGTTGTTCGGGTCGAAGCTGCCCGCCGAGAATCCATCGGATGATGCCGCTGCGGCACGGCTCTGCGTTCTCACGACCCGCGAACGCGAGGTCTTTCTCGCCATCGCGGAAGGACTGTCAAACCCCGAGCTGGGCGTGCGATATTCGCTCTCGGAGTCGACGGTGAAAACCCACGTCGGCAAAATCCTGCAGAAGCTCGGGCTGCGCGACCGCGTGCAGGCCGTCATCCTGGCTTACGAGCTCGGCCTCGTGGGGGAATAG
- a CDS encoding sensor histidine kinase gives MSATQLSPGRVAPAGGELRLPTPPGVVRRFWSRHPHLADGLIAALYVVPMTLTLAFNLVDDDPAPLPDVLLNAAIMVLLAIALFFRRRAPRLVLALTWIGLLTFADYGEVHLIAQLLALYAVAVYSDARSAWIGFSASLALAGLAAWLTDDPVDVPWIPVAIQVAIMMLAATLVGVNMGNSKRYVVALLDLAEQLARERDQQAQLARVSERARIAREMHDVVAHSLSVMVALADGAHAIALKDPERSRAAMLEVAQTGRSSMQEMRRLLGVLAEDPEADAEDRPTAAALPAPLAPQPGTEQLVELVESFRSANVPIRLEQNGRGPSNTGVQLTIYRIVQESLTNVLRYADSPTLVTVRIVATSGSVEVVVTDNGLLHVPGPSQGSGRGIIGLQERVALYGGTLEAGAAANRGWRVKGTMSFDPEDRR, from the coding sequence ATGAGCGCAACGCAACTCTCCCCCGGACGGGTCGCCCCGGCCGGGGGAGAGTTGCGTCTGCCCACCCCGCCGGGCGTCGTGCGCCGGTTCTGGTCCCGGCACCCGCACCTCGCTGACGGCTTGATCGCGGCGCTCTACGTCGTGCCGATGACCCTGACGCTCGCCTTCAACCTGGTGGACGACGACCCGGCTCCGCTGCCGGATGTGCTGCTCAACGCCGCCATTATGGTGCTGCTGGCCATCGCCCTGTTCTTTCGCCGCCGCGCGCCGCGGCTCGTTCTGGCCCTGACCTGGATTGGCCTGCTCACCTTCGCCGACTATGGCGAGGTGCACCTGATCGCCCAGCTTCTCGCGCTCTACGCGGTCGCGGTGTACTCCGACGCGCGCAGCGCCTGGATCGGCTTCAGCGCGTCGTTGGCCCTGGCCGGTCTTGCAGCCTGGCTCACCGACGATCCGGTCGATGTGCCCTGGATTCCCGTGGCCATCCAGGTGGCGATCATGATGCTGGCGGCCACTCTGGTGGGCGTCAATATGGGCAACAGCAAGCGCTACGTCGTCGCTCTGCTTGACCTGGCCGAGCAGCTTGCCCGGGAGCGCGACCAGCAGGCGCAGCTCGCCAGGGTCTCGGAGCGCGCGCGCATCGCCCGTGAGATGCACGATGTGGTCGCCCACAGCCTCTCCGTCATGGTGGCGCTCGCCGATGGTGCGCATGCGATCGCCCTGAAAGACCCGGAACGCTCACGCGCCGCCATGCTCGAGGTCGCGCAGACCGGCCGCAGCTCCATGCAGGAGATGCGCCGCCTGCTCGGTGTGCTCGCCGAGGACCCCGAAGCGGATGCCGAGGACCGACCGACCGCGGCCGCCCTCCCGGCCCCGCTCGCGCCGCAGCCCGGCACGGAGCAACTCGTGGAACTCGTGGAATCATTCCGCTCCGCCAACGTACCGATCCGACTCGAACAAAATGGCCGCGGTCCGAGCAATACCGGCGTGCAGTTGACGATCTATCGAATCGTGCAAGAGTCGCTCACGAACGTGTTGCGGTACGCCGACAGCCCCACCCTCGTGACCGTGCGCATCGTGGCGACGTCGGGCAGCGTGGAGGTAGTCGTCACCGACAACGGACTGTTGCATGTGCCAGGGCCTTCGCAGGGGTCTGGACGCGGAATCATCGGTCTGCAGGAGAGGGTGGCCCTGTACGGCGGAACGCTGGAGGCCGGGGCCGCTGCGAACCGCGGCTGGCGGGTGAAGGGCACCATGAGCTTCGACCCCGAGGACCGCCGATGA
- a CDS encoding ABC transporter permease subunit has translation MTTLTHPTTPAPARESYVPARSGLSFTGLIRSEWIKLWSVRSTAWSFAILVLVALGMAALTASGNRALFENSGGAGTLGGLPAADQAGILLESATIGVLFGQLIVAVLGVLVISGEYSTGMIKSTLTAAPRRLGALAAKAVVLLVCTFLVGLVSVMASLLVAVPMLSPLGLSISLFDPLITLPLLGAALYLALVSVFALGIGAILRSGAGGIAAALGIILLLPTVLALIGGQWAADASPYLISNAGTALFSPTGMEPWQGLLVVLGWIAVALGLAATLLKRRDA, from the coding sequence ATGACCACTCTGACCCACCCCACCACGCCAGCGCCGGCGCGCGAATCTTACGTGCCCGCGCGCTCGGGCCTCAGCTTCACCGGCCTCATCCGCTCCGAATGGATCAAACTGTGGAGCGTGCGTTCCACGGCGTGGTCGTTCGCCATCCTCGTGCTCGTCGCCCTTGGCATGGCGGCGCTCACGGCGTCGGGCAACCGCGCGCTTTTCGAGAATTCGGGAGGCGCCGGCACCCTCGGCGGTCTGCCGGCCGCAGACCAAGCCGGCATCCTTCTGGAGTCCGCCACCATCGGCGTACTCTTCGGCCAGCTGATTGTTGCCGTGCTCGGCGTTCTCGTGATCAGCGGCGAGTACAGCACCGGAATGATCAAGTCCACCCTCACTGCAGCGCCCCGCCGTCTCGGGGCGCTCGCGGCCAAGGCCGTTGTGCTCTTGGTCTGCACGTTCCTCGTGGGCCTCGTGAGCGTGATGGCGTCCCTTCTCGTGGCTGTGCCGATGCTCTCCCCGCTGGGCCTGAGCATCAGCCTCTTCGACCCGCTGATCACCCTCCCGTTGCTCGGCGCCGCGCTGTACCTGGCTCTCGTGTCGGTGTTCGCGCTCGGTATCGGAGCGATCCTGCGCAGCGGTGCCGGTGGCATCGCCGCCGCCCTCGGCATTATCCTGCTGTTGCCGACTGTGCTGGCGTTGATTGGCGGACAGTGGGCCGCCGACGCCTCGCCGTACCTGATCTCAAACGCGGGCACCGCACTGTTCTCTCCGACCGGCATGGAGCCGTGGCAGGGCCTGCTCGTGGTGCTCGGCTGGATTGCCGTGGCACTCGGCCTGGCCGCGACCCTGCTGAAGCGACGCGACGCGTAA
- a CDS encoding ABC transporter ATP-binding protein — MIQAQSLTKRYGSKTAVDSVDFVVQPGKVTGFLGPNGAGKSTTMRMIVGLDRPTSGSVIVNGKPYAEHKAPLREVGVLLDAKAVHTGRSAYSHLRAMAATHNIPSSRVNEVIALTGLEPVARKRVGGFSLGMGQRLGIAAALLGDPATLILDEPVNGLDPEGVQWVRRLTRQLAAEGRTVLLSSHLMSEMALTADHIILLGRGRVIADAPVADIISSSTRSTVRVRTPNSAALASLLAQPDVTVANLEQDLLEIVGVTAAEIGNQAAAAGIVLHELTPVSASLEEAYMSLTQDELEYRTGGTAADKPEPTEPELQEAAR; from the coding sequence ATGATTCAGGCACAGTCCCTGACCAAACGCTACGGAAGCAAGACGGCGGTCGACTCGGTCGACTTCGTGGTGCAGCCCGGCAAGGTGACCGGATTCCTGGGTCCGAACGGCGCCGGTAAGTCCACCACGATGCGCATGATCGTAGGACTCGACAGGCCCACCTCCGGATCCGTCATCGTGAACGGCAAGCCCTACGCCGAGCACAAGGCGCCGCTTCGCGAAGTGGGCGTGCTGCTCGACGCGAAGGCCGTGCACACCGGTCGAAGCGCCTACAGTCACCTGCGCGCCATGGCCGCCACCCACAACATCCCCTCGAGCCGGGTCAACGAAGTCATCGCCCTCACCGGGCTCGAGCCGGTAGCCCGCAAGCGCGTCGGCGGCTTCTCCCTCGGCATGGGCCAGCGCCTCGGCATCGCCGCCGCACTGCTCGGCGACCCCGCCACCCTCATCCTCGACGAGCCCGTCAACGGCCTCGACCCCGAGGGAGTCCAATGGGTGCGACGCCTCACCCGCCAGCTCGCCGCCGAAGGGCGCACCGTGCTGCTGTCCTCACACTTGATGAGCGAGATGGCCCTCACCGCCGATCACATCATTCTGCTCGGCCGCGGTCGGGTGATAGCGGATGCCCCGGTGGCCGACATCATCTCCTCGTCCACCCGCAGCACTGTGCGGGTTCGCACACCGAACAGCGCCGCACTCGCGAGTCTGCTCGCCCAACCGGACGTGACCGTGGCCAATCTCGAGCAGGACCTGCTCGAAATCGTCGGCGTGACCGCGGCGGAGATCGGCAACCAGGCGGCCGCCGCCGGAATCGTGCTGCACGAGCTCACACCGGTGAGCGCGTCGCTTGAGGAGGCCTACATGTCCCTCACCCAGGACGAGCTGGAGTATCGCACCGGCGGCACCGCGGCCGACAAGCCCGAACCGACCGAACCCGAACTTCAGGAGGCGGCACGATGA